The Pacificitalea manganoxidans genome contains a region encoding:
- a CDS encoding acyl-CoA carboxylase subunit beta yields MTEESKREVLRQKRETALAGGLGKSRDRHVAAGKLLVRQRLELLFDDGFDFEDGLLAASEVGLPGDGIITCIGKVNGQDTAVIANDATVKAGTWGHKSLLKFNRMQDLAKDAGLPIIYLVDSAGARIDEQKQLFLGRNGWGNIWYNMVQASGVIPQVCVLFGPSPAGAAYVPGLADLVIMVDKQASAYLGSPRMAKMTIFEDVTDEQMGGARLHCNVSGLGDVLVKDDAEAIASARDYVAFLPKNWAEKPPVVKAVPPSTDAKPIGSVVPENQNVPYDVHDLIDGLVDADSFYEVKANFAKEITTGLARLGGAPVGIIANNSKHKGGVLFNDTSDKAARFIWMCNAFNIPLLFLQDISGYMIGTAVEKAGIIRHGAKLLSAVCESTVPRICVLVRKAYGGGYLAMSGAPTHPDAMLALPTALPALVGPEAAVNAIHFNKIMELPEEERAAYVSSKRDEYAQDIDVYRAAADTFAVEDVVDPEHLRDDLIKRFRIYGQRKAGIIERRSAVHPV; encoded by the coding sequence ATGACGGAAGAAAGCAAACGGGAAGTGTTGCGCCAAAAGCGCGAGACAGCGCTGGCAGGTGGCCTCGGGAAGTCGCGTGATCGTCATGTTGCGGCCGGCAAGCTGCTGGTTCGACAAAGGTTGGAACTGTTGTTCGACGATGGGTTCGATTTCGAGGACGGGCTGTTGGCGGCGTCCGAGGTTGGACTGCCGGGGGACGGAATTATCACCTGCATCGGCAAGGTAAACGGACAGGACACGGCGGTCATTGCCAACGACGCCACGGTCAAGGCGGGCACTTGGGGCCACAAGTCGCTGCTGAAATTCAATCGGATGCAGGACCTGGCCAAGGATGCGGGCCTGCCGATCATCTATCTGGTGGATTCCGCCGGCGCACGGATCGACGAACAGAAGCAGCTGTTTCTGGGCCGCAATGGCTGGGGCAATATCTGGTATAACATGGTGCAGGCCTCCGGGGTCATACCGCAGGTCTGTGTTTTGTTCGGCCCGTCGCCTGCGGGTGCTGCCTATGTACCTGGCCTGGCCGATCTGGTTATCATGGTGGACAAGCAGGCTTCAGCTTATCTGGGCTCGCCTCGGATGGCCAAGATGACGATCTTTGAGGACGTGACAGACGAACAGATGGGAGGCGCGCGTTTGCACTGCAACGTGTCTGGTCTGGGGGACGTTCTGGTCAAAGATGATGCGGAAGCAATTGCCAGCGCCCGCGACTACGTCGCCTTCCTGCCCAAGAACTGGGCCGAAAAGCCGCCTGTTGTCAAAGCTGTACCGCCCTCGACGGACGCTAAGCCAATCGGCAGCGTCGTGCCCGAAAACCAGAATGTGCCATACGATGTTCACGACTTGATCGACGGGTTGGTGGACGCAGACAGTTTTTATGAGGTGAAAGCGAATTTTGCCAAGGAAATCACGACAGGGCTGGCGCGGTTGGGCGGCGCCCCGGTCGGGATCATCGCGAACAACTCCAAACATAAGGGCGGGGTGTTGTTCAACGATACCTCAGATAAGGCGGCACGCTTCATCTGGATGTGCAATGCCTTCAACATCCCGCTGCTGTTCCTGCAGGATATCAGTGGCTATATGATCGGCACGGCGGTTGAAAAGGCGGGTATCATCCGGCACGGGGCAAAGCTCTTGTCGGCGGTTTGTGAATCCACTGTGCCGCGGATCTGTGTGCTGGTGCGCAAGGCCTATGGCGGTGGATACCTCGCCATGTCTGGTGCCCCGACACACCCTGATGCGATGTTGGCCTTGCCGACAGCGCTTCCTGCGCTTGTCGGACCAGAGGCGGCCGTGAATGCGATCCACTTCAATAAGATCATGGAGCTACCTGAAGAAGAGCGGGCCGCCTATGTCTCCTCGAAACGCGATGAATACGCGCAGGACATCGACGTCTATCGCGCGGCCGCCGACACCTTTGCCGTGGAAGACGTAGTCGATCCGGAGCACCTTCGGGACGACTTGATCAAGCGGTTCCGAATATACGGCCAGCGCAAGGCAGGCATTATTGAACGGCGATCTGCCGTGCATCCGGTTTAA
- a CDS encoding enoyl-CoA hydratase-related protein — protein MKREAIETRIDARGVAYLTLARPEVKNAMNGTMYDEARAALKTFAADEKVRVLVLSGLGDVFCAGGDFKYQQSQNGRPRMERIKEAQKLALWLHELDIFPKLTIGRINGSAYAGGIGLMSTCDIAIGLADAKFSITEARIGMIPGMISPYVVKRIGEANARRLFLNATPFDGRDALGFGLLSVVAEADDLDNLVEREIDLGLRCAPKAVSGIKRLIHYVDRHGFEDNFIYTVDRVADMWDSADAAEGMQSFYEKRRPHWDWRNNE, from the coding sequence ATGAAGCGTGAAGCCATCGAAACCCGCATCGACGCGCGCGGCGTCGCCTACCTGACCCTTGCCCGGCCCGAGGTCAAAAACGCCATGAACGGCACAATGTATGACGAAGCCCGCGCTGCCCTGAAGACATTCGCGGCTGACGAAAAGGTGCGCGTATTGGTGCTGTCAGGTCTCGGCGACGTGTTTTGTGCAGGCGGTGATTTCAAATATCAGCAAAGCCAGAATGGCCGCCCGCGTATGGAACGCATCAAAGAGGCGCAGAAGCTGGCCCTTTGGTTGCATGAACTTGATATCTTTCCAAAGCTGACCATCGGCCGGATCAACGGGTCCGCTTATGCGGGCGGCATCGGGCTGATGTCGACCTGCGATATTGCGATCGGGCTGGCGGATGCCAAATTCTCTATCACCGAGGCACGGATCGGAATGATTCCGGGGATGATCTCTCCCTATGTGGTGAAGCGGATCGGAGAAGCGAATGCGCGGCGGCTGTTTCTGAACGCCACCCCCTTTGACGGACGCGATGCATTGGGCTTTGGTCTGCTCAGCGTCGTGGCAGAGGCCGATGACCTCGACAATCTTGTTGAGCGTGAGATCGACCTTGGTCTGCGCTGCGCCCCCAAAGCAGTCAGCGGGATCAAGCGGCTGATCCACTATGTCGACCGGCACGGATTCGAAGACAATTTCATCTACACGGTCGATCGCGTGGCGGACATGTGGGATTCTGCGGACGCCGCAGAAGGCATGCAGAGCTTTTACGAAAAACGCCGCCCGCACTGGGACTGGCGCAACAACGAGTGA
- a CDS encoding nitroreductase family protein, with translation MALPRGTSADETLLCFMTGRFSCRVFRGDPRSPKTIRRILHIAQRTPSWRAPEPWQVGIVIGRGLDRLRATQTSMTREVVPPFRTGLQRF, from the coding sequence ATGGCCCTCCCTCGAGGCACGTCAGCGGACGAAACCCTGCTCTGTTTCATGACAGGCCGCTTTTCCTGCCGCGTCTTTCGGGGCGACCCGCGATCCCCTAAAACGATCAGGCGGATCCTGCACATCGCGCAACGGACTCCGTCATGGCGCGCCCCGGAGCCGTGGCAGGTGGGTATCGTCATCGGGCGCGGGCTCGATAGGTTGCGCGCCACGCAGACATCAATGACCCGTGAAGTGGTCCCACCTTTTCGGACAGGTTTGCAGCGTTTCTAA